Below is a window of Cytophagaceae bacterium DNA.
ATTATTCTTGGAAATAAAAAAGACAATTTCTGGGAAATGGGTGAAATCGGACCGTGTGGCCCTTGTTCTGAGATTCATATTGACCTACGTGATCAGGAGGAAATTGATGAGATTTCAGGAAAAGAACTTGTAAATAAGGATCATCCGCAAGTTATAGAAATTTGGAACAACGTATTTATGCAGTTTGAGCGGAAAGCTGATGGCTCATTGTTGCCATTGCCTGCCAAACATGTGGACACCGGCATGGGCTTTGAAAGACTTTGCATGGCTATTCAGGGCAAAAAATCGAATTATGATACGGACATTTTCCAGAATACCATTCAGGTAATCGAGCAGATGTCAGGCAAAAAATACGGCGTAAATGGAACCCTTAGGTCTGATAACTATGTGGATGTAGCCATGCGTGTAATCGCCGACCACTTACGGGCGGTGAGTTTTGCCATCGCCGACGGCCAGCTGCCATCCAATGCCAAAGCCGGCTACGTAATTAGGAGAATTTTGAGAAGGGCCGTTCGGTACGGTTATTCTTATCTTGACTTCAGAGAGCCGTTTATGACAAAACTGGTACCGGTTTTAGCTGAGCAGTTTGCGGCTGTGTTTCCTGAACTTAAAGCTCAGGTAGATTTCGTAACCAGAGTAATTTCGGAAGAAGAAAAGACTTTTCTTCGTACCCTCGAATTGGGTTTGAAAAGGCTGGATCATATTTTTGGAGAAACCAAAGATTCAAAAATATTGGATGGAAACACTGTTTTTGAACTTTCCGACACTTTCGGTTTTCCGGTTGACCTGACTGCTTTGATTGCGAGAGAAAAAGGTTTTTCGATTGATGAAGAAGGATTCAAGAGTGCATTGGCCGAACAAAAAGCCCGCAGTCGCAAAGATGCAAGCAAAGAAGCTGCCGATTGGATAGAATTAGGAGAAGTTGATGGTGTAGAGTTTTTGGGTTATGATTTCACCGAATCCAATGCTCAGCTCATGAAATATCGGGTGGTAAAAACTAAAACCGGCGATGAACTTCATGTGGTTTTGGATCAGACGCCATTTTATGCTGAATTGGGTGGACAGGTAGGTGACACCGGTACAATTTCGTTTGAATTAGGTAGTCAAAAACATGTATTACAGGTAATTGATACCAAAAAAGAGAATGACCTTTTTGTGCATATTTCTAAAAATGCCAAATTGGCCGATGTGCTGGAACAAACTCAAAATCCAATAGAGGTTTTTGCCCAAATTAATAATAACAGAAGAGAAAATATCAAGAAAAACCATACCGCTACGCACCTGATGCTGGCTGCTATGCGTCAGGTTTTGGGCACACATATTACACAGAGAGGCTCATTCCAAAATGAGGAAGTGACCCGTTTTGACTTTTCGCATTTTTCGAAAGTAACCGACGAGGAATTGTTAAAAATCGAAGATATTGTAAATACCAAAATCAGAGAAAATATTGCTCTGGACGAGAAACGCAATGTGCCCATCAATGAGGCTTTGAAATTTGGTGCAACGGCGACTTTCGGTGAAAAATACGGTGACTTTGTGAGAGTAATCACTTATGGTTCAGACTTTTCGGTGGAATTATGCGGGGGTACTCATGTGCCTGCCACAGGTGAAATCGGACTTTTCAAATTTACTTCTGAAGGTTCGGTATCGGCAGGTGTAAGAAGAGTAGAAGCCGTAACCGGAGAGAAAGCCCTGGAATTGATGCGATCTCAAACCGAAACCCTTGATGCCATCAGAGGGCTACTCAAAGGAGCGTCTGACCTTCCAAAGGCCATTGAGGCATTGATTGAAGAAAAAAATCAGCTTCAAAAAAGAATAGAAAGCCTTGAAAATGAAAAACTAAGTGGTCTGAAGACGGAGCTTCTATCAAAAGCTAAAAATGTTGATGGAGTGAATGTAATGGCCGAAAAAGTAACCGTATCGAGTGCCGATGCCTTGCGTCAGTTGGCTTATGATTTGAAGAAAGATTTGGGTAAATGTTATATAGTTTTGGGTGCGGTTGTCAATCAAAAACCCAATCTTGCAGTATTAATTGACGAAAGTCTCCTGGCAGAAAAACAATTGCATGCCGGAAATATCGTAAGAGAGTCAGCCAAAGCCATGAAAGGTGGCGGGGGCGGTCAGCCTCATTTTGCCACTGCCGGTGGAAGTGATGCCGCAGGATTGGAGGCAGCAATAAAACAGGCATTGGCATATATTTCGTAGGCAAATTCCTGCGTTTTATCCTTTATAAGTCAATTTTAGAATATTAATTTTTTTTAATAAATTAGTTTTTAGTTTATTTGTAAAAGCTTCAGTAAGTAAGCATTTTTTTGGAATTACTTTTTAGACAACCTTAATTTTTATAACAATTGAATAGAAGAATTGCATTACAACGTGTGGCAATAATGATGGGAGGAGCCATTTCGGCACCTACTCTGGTTGCTATGCTCGAGGGCTGTAAGTCTCCCTCCTCGGCAGGGACTAATTTTAGTCTCATCAAGGATTATCAGGCATTGGTATCTGAAATAGCTGAGGTAATTATCCCCAAAACTGACACTCCCGGTGCAAAAGATGCGAATGTGGGCCCCTTTATTGAAAAAATGTTGAAAGATTGCTATTCCGATGTTCAGCAGAATCATTTCGTTAAAGGTCTGGATCAGCTTGAAGAAGAATCTAAAAAATTGGGTTCAGGGTTTGTTAAACTTTCAGCCGAAAACAAAACCAAAGTAATGAATACGATGGTGGATTTGGCTAAAAAAGAATCAGAAACCAATGAAGCTTCAAAAAAAGCCAAAGAAGTTGATTCTGAAAGTGGCCTTACCAAAGAGCAACAAAAGAAAAAAGATGAGGTTGAAATTCCGGTTCCATTCTTCACTTTAATGAAAGAATTGACCGTTTTCGGTTTCTTCACTTCCGAAATCGGAGCTACGAAAACCTTGGATTTTATTCCGATTCCGGGTCGCTTTGAAGGCTGTATTCCTCTTAAACCAGGACAAAAAGCCTACGCAATCTAATTATCAACCTTACTTATTAAAAAAACTTCAATGAATTTACAAGGAAAAGGTAATGATTCAGTTACCTATGATGCCATAGTGGTCGGCTCCGGCGTGTCTGGTGGTTGGGCTGCAAAAGAACTTACTGAAAAAGGTCTTAAAGTTCTCATGATCGATCGTGGTCGTGATGTAAAACACATCCATGATTATACTACTGCCCACAAAGAATCCTGGGAATTTGAGCATCGAGGTCGGGTTGACAATCAGGTTAGAAAAGATTATTGGGCGGGTGTAAGAACAGGTTATACTGCTAACGAGGAACACCGTCATTTTTTTGAAAAAGATATAGATAATCCATTCGAAGAGACCCGCCGTTTTGACTGGATTCGCGGATATCATACCGGAGGCCGTTCGCTGCTTTGGGGTCGTCAATCCTACCGTTGGAACGAGCGTGATTTCACCGCCAACCTTGAAGAAGGTGTAGGTACCGACTGGCCGATTAGATACAAAGACCTGGCACCATGGTATGAATATGTGGAGAAATTTGCCGGAATAAGTGGCTCAAAAGAAGGTCTGGATGTTTTACCTGATTCCTATTTTCAGCCTGCCATGGAGCTCAACTGTGTGGAAAGGGAGGTAAAAAAAGGAATTGAAAAGAATTTTCCCGGAAGGCATTTGATTGTGGGTCGTGTGGCTCACCTTACCAAGTCTACTCCTGAGCAGCACGCTTTGGGCAGAGGTCAATGCCAGTTTCGCAACAGGTGTATGCGTGGATGCCCCTATGGTGCGTATTTCAGTACGCAGTCGGCTACATTACCTGCAGCCATGAAAACCGGAAATCTTACGCTGATAAATGATAAAATCGTTTATTCCGTAATTTTTGATGATGAAAAAGGCAAAGCAACAGGCGTAAGAGCTATCGATCAAAACACCAAACAAGAGGTGGAGTATTTTGCAAAAATCATCTTTCTCAATGCCAGTGCCATCAATTCGGCCTGGATCATGATGCAGTCAAAATCAAAAACACACCCTAACGGCCTGGGAAATGCCTCTGACCAATTGGGTCGAAACATTATGGACCACCATTTGGGTGTAGGAGCCCAAGGTCAGTTTGAAGGATTTGACGATATGTATTATTATGGTCGCAGACCCAATGGGGTATATGTTCCGAGATTTACCAACTGGGGCAATGACAAAAGGGATTTCCTTCGGGGATTTGGCTACCAGGGAGGTGCCTCAAGAGGAAGAGGTGGTGCGGATGTTCCATTTGGAGCAGATTTAAAAGAATCACAAACCAAACCGGGACCCTGGACTATTAATTTGGGTGGCTTCGGCGAGACCCTCCCCGACCCTACCAACAGATTTACATTGACAGACAAAAAAGACAAATGGGGATTACCTATTATCAATTTTGATGCTGCCTGGGGAGAAAATGAGTGGAAAATGCGTGAAGCCATGGAGTCAGAAGCTAAAGCGATGCTTGAAGCAGCAGGAGCCAAAAACGTAATGAGCTATCATGACAAAGAGAAAGCTCCCGGTATCGGAATACATGAAATGGGAACTGCCAAAATGGGCCGTGATGCTAAAACTTCGGTATTAAATGGAAACAACCAGGTTTGGGGAGCTCCAAACGTATTTGTGACCGATGGAGCCGCAATGGCCTCTGCCTCATGTGTAAACCCATCGCTCACTTACATGGCTCTCACCGCCCGTGCAGCCAATTTCGCGGTAGAGGAGTTGAAGAAGATGAATTTGTAATTTTGCATTTCCTGAAATATTGAAAAGCCTCCGAAAGGGGGCTTTTTTTGGGATATCCCAAAAATCATAATGGATTTTGATTTCTAAGTTTAAATGCTTCAAAATGAATTCGCTTCATAAAAATTCAAGTCGGAAACTTCATCCAAATTTATATTCACTCCTAAAAAACTCCAAAGCATTACTTTCAAAATTCATCAATCATCTCTAACTTAGATTCAATAAATTCCAATATTTTTAAAACTTAAAAAATCCGATAGAATGGCTTTGAGAATACTAAAAAACAAACTTCTGCTCAGCGACACCACAGAGCCACTTTCGGAGACTCTGTTGATACGAATGTCCCTTTTAAAAAAAATATTAATTGTATTTATTTTCTACAACCTAATGGGGTGTAGAAAATCACATATAATTAAAAAAGAGAAAGAAAATATTAACATTATTTTAGAAAAACTAGTTACAATTGACCAGCAGTTAGTTAAGCCAAACCCAAATGGAACTTATATAGAAATCCCAAATGACAGATGGAATAGTTTTAAGGATAGTGTTTTTAGGCAGAATACTTCAATTTTGAAAAATTTATTTTATAAATACGGTTTTCTAGATTCTTCTAGTTTGGGAAAAAATGGAGCGTTCAATTTTTGGCTAATCGTACAGCATTCAGACTTTGACCTTCATTTTCAAAAGAAAGTTTTAAATTCAATGAAAAAATCTGTACAAAAAAAAGAACCGACCGCTCTAATTATGCTTATTTATTTGATAGAGTTCAGATTAATTCTAATCAAAAACAAAAATTTGGAACCCAATTAATCTACAATGAATATGGTCAAGCAGTATTGAAAAATTGCTCAACAGATACCTCTAAGCTAATAGAGCTAAGAAGAGAATATGGCTTAGAAGAATTATATGTATATTTGAATAAAGCCACATTATTACATTTTAACCTTAACAAAGATTATTACAAGAAAAAAGGAATTTTGGAACCTGTTCTTTATTAATTTGCGGGAATTAAAGCAATAAATTTTTCGTTCGTTCCGAGTCTCTGAACGCAAGGTAAATGGTTCTTTCAATGGTTTATTGATTTAAAATAAACCACTATGGACTAAAAGTCCATAGTTTTCTTACAGACTGAAAGTCTGCCTACTCAACTATGAAATTTGTATTGTCATTAGAATCAGGATTTCTATGATGTTCCAAATATTCATTTACCATCTCATCTGTAATATTACCTGTACTCCAACAACCAAATCCTATGGCCCAAAAGTGACGCCCCCAATATCTTTTCTTTAACTCCGGAAATTCCATTTGCAATTTCCTAGATGAACGCCCTTTAATAACTTTACAAGTGTACTCAAATCTTGCGATGGCCTATATTCTATATGCATATGAATATGATTCTTTGATACAACTCCTTCAAAATCTGTACTCCTTCTGCCTCACAGATTTGTATCAAAATTGTTCGACAACGTATCTTAATATCTCCTTCCAAAACTGAATATCTATACTTTGTTGACCATACAATATGTGCAGTCAATCGGGATACTGTATGTCCGCCTATTCTTTGAAATTCCATAACTTAAAGTTACAAAATTTTTAGAAACTAAAGTGAGATGCAATAAATTGCATAGTTTTAACTTTATTTGTGACCAATAAAATATCAAACCTATATTTACATATTTCAAAAATTCTATCTAACTTAGATTCAACAAATTCCAATATTTTTAAAACTTAAACAAATCCGGGAAATATGGCTTTTAGAATACTTAAAAATAAACTCCTGCACAGTGGCTTCCACAGAATCCATGGAGAAGACTCTATGGGGATGAAATTAAAAGTAACAATAATTATTTCAATTCTTCTGTCAATATCCCAAATAAAAACATTGGGCCAAAATCATATTGAAATAGTAATTCAAAATTGCCTAGTTCATAAGGAAAAATTCAATTTTTCCTTATGGGTGCCGTTTGATACTATTAAAGTAAATCCTGTTTACCAAAATAATCTGATTTTTTTGAGATTTAAAACAGATGAAGACATTGGCGTATTGAATATTTCTCGAATCAGGGAGGATACACTTTTTTCTTCTACTGAGTTTTTAGTTCCATTAACGGAGAAAAATAAATTTTTTATAAATTGTAAAAAAAATGAAGGTTTTTCTTCTAAACATTTAATTAATTATTCGAAATATTCTGACTCTCTTGAAAATTTTCTAAGCCCACAATATGAATCTGCTAATAAAATTTTTAATCAGTTTGAAAATTTTTATTCTACAGAGGACTCTTTACAAATTTTAAGAAGCAAATTCGCAAATCAACATGAGAAAATAAAATTAGCTCATCTGGATTTTTATAGAGAAAGACCTAACCAAATTTCAACTCTAATGTGTTTATTTTATAATAGTAGGCAGGCAAACTATTATAAAACTCAAGATTTTTTAGATTTTTTTTTGACTTTATCTCCTGAATTTCAAAAGAGTAAAATTGGACTTGAGTGCCGCAAAAATCTTTTACACAATATTGTCACCTTTAAAAACCAACCTAAGCTTGACTCATTAAATAAAATCAATTTTCAAAAAGTAGATATTTACAATAATAAATTCGATTTTACTCAACAAAAAGGCAAAATTACCTTAATTAATTTCTGGTTTATGGGTTGTGCACCTTGTGTTTATGAAATCCCGGAATTGGTATCACTAAAGTCTGAATATCCCAATTTGGATATTATTAGTTTTTCGACCGATAAAGAAATTGACAAACTTAAGGTCTTCGTGGCAGTAAAAAAAATGCTCTGGACCCATATTCAAGCTGATGAAGCAATCCGGGTAAAATTCAATATTAAGGGTTATCCCACCAATATTTTAATTGATGAAAATGGATATTTTAAATATATTAAAATGGGGGTAATCAACAGAAGTGAAATTGAGCGATTTTTAAAATAATTTCCCTTTTTTAATAAATATGTTATCTCAAAAAGACAATTTTCATCCGTTCTGAGTCTCCGTAAGGGACTCTGTACGCAAGGTAAATGGTTCTTTCAAGGGTTTATTGATTTAGAGTAAAATATCAAACCTT
It encodes the following:
- a CDS encoding GMC family oxidoreductase, whose protein sequence is MNLQGKGNDSVTYDAIVVGSGVSGGWAAKELTEKGLKVLMIDRGRDVKHIHDYTTAHKESWEFEHRGRVDNQVRKDYWAGVRTGYTANEEHRHFFEKDIDNPFEETRRFDWIRGYHTGGRSLLWGRQSYRWNERDFTANLEEGVGTDWPIRYKDLAPWYEYVEKFAGISGSKEGLDVLPDSYFQPAMELNCVEREVKKGIEKNFPGRHLIVGRVAHLTKSTPEQHALGRGQCQFRNRCMRGCPYGAYFSTQSATLPAAMKTGNLTLINDKIVYSVIFDDEKGKATGVRAIDQNTKQEVEYFAKIIFLNASAINSAWIMMQSKSKTHPNGLGNASDQLGRNIMDHHLGVGAQGQFEGFDDMYYYGRRPNGVYVPRFTNWGNDKRDFLRGFGYQGGASRGRGGADVPFGADLKESQTKPGPWTINLGGFGETLPDPTNRFTLTDKKDKWGLPIINFDAAWGENEWKMREAMESEAKAMLEAAGAKNVMSYHDKEKAPGIGIHEMGTAKMGRDAKTSVLNGNNQVWGAPNVFVTDGAAMASASCVNPSLTYMALTARAANFAVEELKKMNL
- a CDS encoding TlpA family protein disulfide reductase; protein product: MKLKVTIIISILLSISQIKTLGQNHIEIVIQNCLVHKEKFNFSLWVPFDTIKVNPVYQNNLIFLRFKTDEDIGVLNISRIREDTLFSSTEFLVPLTEKNKFFINCKKNEGFSSKHLINYSKYSDSLENFLSPQYESANKIFNQFENFYSTEDSLQILRSKFANQHEKIKLAHLDFYRERPNQISTLMCLFYNSRQANYYKTQDFLDFFLTLSPEFQKSKIGLECRKNLLHNIVTFKNQPKLDSLNKINFQKVDIYNNKFDFTQQKGKITLINFWFMGCAPCVYEIPELVSLKSEYPNLDIISFSTDKEIDKLKVFVAVKKMLWTHIQADEAIRVKFNIKGYPTNILIDENGYFKYIKMGVINRSEIERFLK
- a CDS encoding gluconate 2-dehydrogenase subunit 3 family protein yields the protein MNRRIALQRVAIMMGGAISAPTLVAMLEGCKSPSSAGTNFSLIKDYQALVSEIAEVIIPKTDTPGAKDANVGPFIEKMLKDCYSDVQQNHFVKGLDQLEEESKKLGSGFVKLSAENKTKVMNTMVDLAKKESETNEASKKAKEVDSESGLTKEQQKKKDEVEIPVPFFTLMKELTVFGFFTSEIGATKTLDFIPIPGRFEGCIPLKPGQKAYAI
- the alaS gene encoding alanine--tRNA ligase, producing the protein MTSHQIRKAFLDFFISKGHLIVPSAPLVAKNDPTLMFNNSGMAQFKDFFLGNGTPPSTRIADTQKCLRVSGKHNDLEEVGFDTYHHTMFEMLGNWSFGDYFKKEALHWSWELLTEVYKLPKERIYVSVFQGDEKDGVPFDQEAFDIWKEIIGDENRIILGNKKDNFWEMGEIGPCGPCSEIHIDLRDQEEIDEISGKELVNKDHPQVIEIWNNVFMQFERKADGSLLPLPAKHVDTGMGFERLCMAIQGKKSNYDTDIFQNTIQVIEQMSGKKYGVNGTLRSDNYVDVAMRVIADHLRAVSFAIADGQLPSNAKAGYVIRRILRRAVRYGYSYLDFREPFMTKLVPVLAEQFAAVFPELKAQVDFVTRVISEEEKTFLRTLELGLKRLDHIFGETKDSKILDGNTVFELSDTFGFPVDLTALIAREKGFSIDEEGFKSALAEQKARSRKDASKEAADWIELGEVDGVEFLGYDFTESNAQLMKYRVVKTKTGDELHVVLDQTPFYAELGGQVGDTGTISFELGSQKHVLQVIDTKKENDLFVHISKNAKLADVLEQTQNPIEVFAQINNNRRENIKKNHTATHLMLAAMRQVLGTHITQRGSFQNEEVTRFDFSHFSKVTDEELLKIEDIVNTKIRENIALDEKRNVPINEALKFGATATFGEKYGDFVRVITYGSDFSVELCGGTHVPATGEIGLFKFTSEGSVSAGVRRVEAVTGEKALELMRSQTETLDAIRGLLKGASDLPKAIEALIEEKNQLQKRIESLENEKLSGLKTELLSKAKNVDGVNVMAEKVTVSSADALRQLAYDLKKDLGKCYIVLGAVVNQKPNLAVLIDESLLAEKQLHAGNIVRESAKAMKGGGGGQPHFATAGGSDAAGLEAAIKQALAYIS